A section of the Marinoscillum sp. 108 genome encodes:
- a CDS encoding WbqC family protein: MAELIIEPHYLGSLEYFTQLINSERVFLEVHQHFSKQTFKNRCYLLSTRGAMPLTVPGKFTNRTPFKEVQIAHDQSWKRAHWGAFYSAYGKAPFFEFLADHFKDIWDRKHRFLLDLNFEMMTLCLKILQIDIPIEITESYQKKINTPLIDLREHIVPKKPFEERHLYIPSPYTQIFGSKFVPNLSIIDLLVSEGSNALEVLKKSSYPTGEQI; the protein is encoded by the coding sequence ATGGCAGAACTGATTATTGAACCCCATTACCTGGGCAGTCTGGAGTATTTTACTCAGCTGATAAATAGCGAGCGTGTCTTTCTGGAGGTGCACCAGCATTTCTCCAAACAAACGTTTAAGAACAGGTGCTATTTGCTCAGCACCAGAGGAGCCATGCCGTTGACCGTGCCTGGGAAATTTACCAATCGAACACCCTTCAAAGAGGTGCAGATAGCGCATGATCAGAGCTGGAAAAGAGCGCATTGGGGTGCTTTTTATTCTGCCTATGGGAAGGCTCCTTTCTTCGAATTTTTAGCGGATCATTTTAAGGACATCTGGGACAGAAAGCATCGGTTTCTTCTGGATCTCAACTTCGAAATGATGACATTGTGTCTTAAAATCTTACAAATTGACATACCGATAGAAATTACCGAAAGCTATCAAAAAAAAATAAATACCCCTCTTATCGACCTCAGGGAGCATATTGTGCCCAAAAAGCCTTTTGAAGAACGACATTTATATATACCTTCCCCGTATACTCAGATATTTGGCAGCAAATTTGTCCCTAACCTGAGCATTATTGATCTTCTGGTGAGCGAAGGCAGCAATGCTTTAGAGGTTTTAAAAAAATCTTCTTATCCGACAGGTGAACAAATCTGA
- a CDS encoding ATP-dependent Clp protease ATP-binding subunit has translation MEAKFSNRVKEVISLSREEALRLGHDYIGTEHLLLGMIREGEGVAVSLLKKLGVSLEELRSAIEQATKGTATSNVKNLANIPLTRQSEKVLKITYLEAKIFKSQLIGTEHLLLSILRDEDNLATQILDKFDVSYDVVKELLEYQTENPLAQSDTDDGDEDTGKIFGGSSSSGGSGSRESGKAGGEKSRTPVLDNFGRDLTKLAEDDKLDPIVGREKEIERVAQILSRRKKNNPILIGEPGVGKTAIAEGLALRIIQKKVSRILFGKRVVTLDLASLVAGTKYRGQFEERMKAVMNEIEKSPDVILFIDELHTIVGAGGASGSLDASNMFKPALARGEIQCIGATTLDEYRQYIEKDGALARRFQMVMVDATTADETIQILDNIKDKYQDHHHVNYTPEAIKACVTLSDRYISDRYLPDKAIDVMDEAGARVHINNISVPKQVIELEEQIEDIKKEKNRVVKSQKYEEAAQLRDREKKLLAQLDEEKNKWEEETRTKRYEVDEENVAEVIAMMTGIPTKRIAQNESAKLLNMKEELKKKVIGQEDAIMKLTKSIQRTRVGLKDPKKPIGSFIFLGPTGVGKTEMAKVLSTFLFDKDDSLIRIDMSEYMEKFSVSRLVGAPPGYVGYEEGGQLTEKVRRKPYSVVLLDEIEKAHPDVFNILLQVLDDGILTDGLGRRVDFRNTIIIMTSNIGVRDLKDFGAGIGFSTSSKRDNAEDVMKSTIQSALKKAFSPEFLNRLDDVIVFNTLEREHIHLIIDITLGKLFKRVVDLGYHVELTKKAKDFISDKGYDPQYGARPLNRAIQKYLEDPVAEEILKGEIQEGDTLVADWDGKAEVLHLKLKKKKVKQEDKEKE, from the coding sequence ATGGAAGCTAAATTTTCAAACAGAGTAAAGGAGGTAATCTCTCTCAGCCGTGAAGAAGCTTTGCGACTTGGGCATGATTATATCGGCACCGAGCACTTGCTTTTGGGCATGATCCGCGAGGGAGAAGGTGTTGCCGTCAGTTTGCTGAAAAAACTTGGGGTATCTCTGGAGGAGCTAAGGTCCGCCATAGAGCAGGCCACCAAGGGCACTGCCACGAGCAATGTGAAGAACCTTGCCAATATACCTTTGACCAGACAATCGGAGAAAGTACTAAAAATAACCTATCTGGAGGCCAAGATTTTCAAAAGCCAGTTGATAGGCACAGAGCATTTGCTCCTCTCTATCCTGAGAGATGAAGACAATCTGGCTACTCAGATTCTGGATAAATTTGACGTGAGCTACGACGTGGTGAAGGAGCTGCTGGAATACCAGACAGAGAATCCTTTGGCTCAGTCTGACACTGACGATGGAGATGAAGATACCGGAAAGATCTTTGGAGGATCCTCTTCATCAGGAGGCTCGGGTAGCCGCGAGTCCGGCAAGGCAGGTGGCGAGAAGTCACGAACCCCTGTGTTGGATAACTTTGGCAGAGACCTGACCAAATTGGCGGAGGACGACAAGCTGGATCCGATCGTAGGTCGGGAGAAAGAAATAGAGCGTGTAGCTCAAATCCTGAGTAGAAGAAAGAAGAACAACCCAATCCTGATTGGTGAGCCTGGGGTCGGTAAAACGGCCATCGCTGAAGGGCTGGCACTCAGAATTATTCAGAAAAAAGTTTCCAGAATCTTATTTGGAAAACGTGTGGTTACGCTCGACCTGGCATCTTTGGTGGCAGGCACCAAGTACAGAGGGCAGTTTGAAGAGCGGATGAAGGCGGTGATGAACGAAATCGAAAAGTCGCCGGACGTTATTCTCTTTATAGATGAGCTTCATACCATCGTAGGTGCTGGCGGAGCTTCCGGTTCATTGGATGCGTCCAATATGTTCAAACCGGCCCTGGCCCGTGGCGAGATACAATGCATCGGCGCCACTACGTTGGATGAGTACAGACAGTACATCGAGAAGGATGGGGCTTTGGCCCGACGTTTCCAGATGGTAATGGTGGATGCCACTACCGCAGATGAGACCATTCAGATACTCGACAACATCAAGGATAAATATCAGGATCACCATCACGTGAACTATACCCCTGAGGCAATAAAGGCGTGTGTGACCCTTTCTGACAGATACATTAGCGACAGGTACCTTCCGGACAAAGCCATTGATGTAATGGATGAGGCGGGTGCCAGGGTGCACATCAATAACATCAGTGTGCCGAAGCAGGTGATCGAGCTGGAAGAGCAGATAGAAGATATCAAAAAGGAGAAAAATCGTGTAGTGAAAAGCCAGAAGTACGAAGAGGCGGCTCAGTTGCGCGACAGAGAGAAGAAACTGCTGGCTCAGTTGGATGAGGAAAAGAACAAGTGGGAAGAGGAGACGCGTACCAAGCGCTACGAGGTGGATGAGGAAAATGTGGCAGAGGTGATCGCCATGATGACTGGTATTCCTACCAAAAGGATTGCACAGAACGAAAGCGCCAAACTTCTTAATATGAAGGAGGAGTTGAAGAAAAAAGTGATTGGCCAGGAGGATGCGATCATGAAGTTGACCAAATCCATCCAGCGAACACGAGTAGGACTGAAAGACCCTAAAAAGCCAATTGGATCATTTATTTTTCTGGGCCCTACCGGGGTAGGAAAAACCGAGATGGCCAAAGTGCTCTCCACGTTCCTGTTTGATAAAGACGATTCGCTCATCAGAATAGATATGAGTGAATACATGGAGAAATTTTCTGTATCCCGACTAGTAGGAGCACCTCCCGGATATGTGGGATATGAAGAAGGCGGCCAGCTGACTGAAAAAGTCCGCAGAAAGCCATACTCCGTGGTGTTGTTGGATGAGATAGAAAAGGCGCATCCGGATGTATTCAATATCCTGCTGCAGGTGTTGGACGATGGAATCCTTACAGACGGCCTTGGCCGCAGGGTGGATTTCAGAAATACCATCATCATCATGACGTCAAATATTGGTGTGAGGGATTTGAAGGATTTCGGCGCGGGCATTGGTTTTTCTACTTCCTCTAAGCGTGACAATGCTGAGGATGTAATGAAGTCTACCATCCAGAGCGCGTTGAAGAAAGCGTTTAGCCCTGAGTTTTTGAATAGACTGGATGACGTGATAGTGTTCAATACCCTGGAGCGTGAGCACATCCATTTGATCATAGACATCACTTTGGGTAAGCTCTTCAAGCGTGTAGTTGATCTTGGATATCATGTGGAGCTTACCAAAAAGGCGAAGGATTTTATCTCAGACAAAGGATACGATCCTCAGTATGGTGCCCGGCCACTCAATAGGGCTATTCAGAAATATCTGGAAGATCCTGTGGCTGAAGAGATCCTCAAAGGAGAAATCCAGGAGGGAGACACTTTGGTAGCTGACTGGGATGGAAAAGCTGAAGTACTGCACCTGAAACTCAAGAAGAAGAAGGTGAAGCAGGAAGACAAAGAAAAAGAGTAA
- a CDS encoding transcriptional regulator has product MNDFKPLDPLLHSQLRLAVMSLLLSVESAEFTFIKEKTQATAGNLSVQLDKLSEAGYIRVEKAFRGKKPVTTCQITEQGVEAFERYVNALKGYIE; this is encoded by the coding sequence ATGAATGATTTCAAGCCATTAGATCCTTTATTGCATTCTCAGCTTCGACTAGCCGTGATGAGCCTTTTGCTTAGTGTCGAATCTGCCGAATTCACCTTTATTAAGGAAAAAACTCAGGCTACAGCCGGTAATTTGAGTGTGCAACTGGATAAGCTTTCAGAGGCTGGTTATATCCGGGTGGAGAAAGCTTTTAGAGGAAAAAAGCCGGTGACCACCTGCCAAATCACTGAGCAGGGAGTGGAAGCATTCGAAAGGTACGTCAATGCGCTGAAGGGCTATATAGAATAA